One genomic region from Rattus norvegicus strain BN/NHsdMcwi chromosome 10, GRCr8, whole genome shotgun sequence encodes:
- the C10h17orf75 gene encoding protein Njmu-R1 isoform X1: MNCEERSLGSDLKSYLNSWYEDVLCPIQRVVLLFQEKLTFLLHAALSYTPVEFKESDEKTKRDINRFLSVASLQGLIHEGTMTSLCMAMTEEQHKSVIIDCSGPQPQFHNAGSNRFCEDWMQAFLHSAEGGNPFLFRQVLENFKLKAIQDTNNLKRFIRQAEMNHYALFKCYLFLKNCGSGDILLKIVKVEHEEMPEAKSVVAVLEEFMREALV; this comes from the exons GAAAGGAGCCTGGGGAGTGATCTGAAGTCCTATCTGAACAGCTGGTATGAGGATGTGCTGTGTCCGATCCAAAGGGTGGTTCTTCTCTTTCAGGAGAAACTGACCTTTCTGCTACATGCT gCTCTGAGTTACACTCCTGTTGAATTTAAAGAATCAGATgaaaaaacaaagagagacattAACAG GTTTCTGAGTGTCGCCAGTCTCCAAGGACTTATTCATGAAGGCACCATGACCTCTTTGTGCATGGCCATGACAGAGGAACAGCATAAGTCTGTGATCATCGACTGTAGTGGCCCCCAGCCTCAGTTTCACAATGCAG GAAGCAACCGTTTCTGTGAGGACTGGATGCAAGCTTTCTTACACAGTGCTGAGGGCGGCAACCCTTTTCTTTTCAGACAAGTCCTGGAAAACTTTAAACTGAAG GCTATACAAGACACAAACAATTTGAAGAGATTTATCCGGCAGGCAGAGATGAATCATTACGCTTTGTTTAAATGTTACCTGTTCCTTAAGAACTGTGGCAGTGGCGATATCCTTTTGAAGATTGTTAAAGTAGAACATGAAGAAATGCCCGAGGCCAAAAGTGTGGTGGCGGTCCTTGAAGAATTCATGAGAGAAGCACTTGTCTGA